From candidate division TA06 bacterium:
ATCTCCCAATCCTTCCTTTCTGGGCTTTCGTCTGCACCTATGAGGCAATGGACAGTAGTGACACCTTTCTCTGCCGCATTCCAACATCCTTCAATGTATGCGTCTTTCATTTCACCTTCGTCAATCATCCCGTGAAACCTCTCAAGAGCCACCTGGTTTGCCCGCTGTCTGAGCACACCAGTGGGTTCGCCGGTTGAAGGATCAACCTCAATCCCGGTCATCTCCCCGGACAAACCCAGAAGTTTGAACGCAGCACTGTTCAATATGGAACTATGTTCATCGCGGCGTTTGACAAATACAGCCCTCTCCTTGAAGACAGAATCGAGTTCTGCTCTTGTGGGATACCTCCCCTCTCTAAGCGACTCAGGATCCAACAGAGAGGCCCTCACAACGCCGCCCTTTTCTCCGGCGTTCCTTATCATGTCCAGTACATCATCTATGGATGAAGCAGAGGTCAAATCCACTTCTCGCAGCGAGAGCCCGTATGAAAGCAGATGGACATGGCTGTCTATGAACCCTGGAAAAACGGCCACTCCCTGCAAATCGAGCTTTAGAGAAGCATGAGCGGATGAAAGCTCATCGTTACTCCCCACGCGTCTAAACCCCCCAGACTCGATGAGGACAGCTTCAGCAAGGGGCTTTGCCTCATCCAATGTGTGAATCTGGCCATTGCAAAGCAAAAGCGAGTTCCCGGTCGAATCAGTTTTCTCTACCATGCCGATACAATCTCACTTATTATGTCACGGCCAAATTTCAGTGCTGCCTCAGATATGGCATCATCTTCGGTTTCTGAGTCAAGGAAGTATGTTCCCCATTCAGCCATCTCTTTCTTATGCAGAATTGGTTCATCAGTTTGAGCATCCTTGTAGAGTACACTTAAAGTTATGGTAACCTTGTCTTGTTTCACATTTCCAGATTCGTCGTAGGAAAACGCAGCTCTGCTGAAGTTAGTGATTGTACACAGAAGGATACTGTCTGCATTTCTCTCAGCCACCACCTTCAGTCTGCCATCTTCAACAAATGCATCCAGAGCCTTTTCAGTAAAAACAGTTTCAAGCCCATACTTCAGGGTAGTGTTTTCAAACACAGGAATTGCGACGGTCCTTATCTCGCCTCTGAGAGCTCCGGTGAAGCCATACATGCATCCGCAAGCACTTGCAACACAAATGGATAGTGCTATTAATATGAAGTCGAGTCTAAACTTGTTTTTGTCGGTCATGGCCCGATTATAGTACAACACGCGCAGGCCAAGCGTCAAGCAGAAACAGACTGAACAATGGTTCAAGAGTTCAAGTGTTCAACGGTTGAATGAACCCTGAGCTGACAGCTTGCATACGTTGTACGACCAAAGCTGCTGCAGGCTGTAAAACGGGCTACACGGGCGAAGCCCCGCAAACATGGCACCGGGGAAAAGGGTGGGGTTCTAAAACCGGCGATCCGCAGTCTGTTGGAAGCAGATCCTTCGCTCCCGCTCCCTTCGATCCTCTCAGGATTAACTCTTTGTAAGGAGCTCACTGCGCTTCGCTTGCGACCTCTAACAAAGACTAAACAGGACGAAAAATAGCTCATGTCCTCTCTGAGGGACATGGGTCTTTTTCGGTTCGCAGTTTGAAGTTTGCAGTTTCTCAGTTTATTTCGCACTTCGCAATTCGTACTTTGTACTTTATGGCCGTATATCTTTAGAGCCTTAAGGCTTTCTCCTGAAACAGATACCGCTTTATCTTTCCTGTTGCCGTCTTGGGGAACTCTTCCTCTCTCAGTTCGAACTCCTTCATTTTCTTGTAGTCTGCCAGGCCTTCATTGCATTTCTTCACTTCTTCCCCAATCAGAGCTTCGACTTCTTCTTTTGTGTACGCCCTTCCCTTCACTTCGCCCTCAGCATCTATCATCTCGTAGTCGGGATAGACCATGGCATGAATTCTTTCCCTCTTGGTCTGAGGATCAGTCCTTCCCACAACAACAACCTCCTTCACGAAATCGGATTTCAGAAGTTCTTCCTCTATCTCTTCTGGATAGACATTCTTTCCGGCTTTGGTGACGATCAGGTTCTTGCTTCTGCCGGTAATGTAAAGATAACCATGCTTGTCCAGTCTTCCAAGATCACCTGTGTAAAGCCAGCCGTCCCTTATTGTCTTCGCGGTCCCCTGTGGATCCTCGAAGTAGCCGAGCATCACACTATCGCCCCTTACCGCGATCTCGCCGATTCCATTCTCATCAGGATTGTCGATCCTCAGGTCGATTCCAGGTAGAGCCGGGCCCACAGAACCAAGCCTCTCCTTCCCCTCCCTGTCCACAGTGACGACTGCAGAGGCTTCTGTCAGGCCGTAACCTTCAAGAAATGTGAAACCGAGCCTCCGGAAGGCCAGCCCAACCTCAGGAGAAAGCGGGGCACCTCCACAAATCATGAGCCGAAGTGTCTGGAGACCTGCTCTCTTTCTCAGAGATTTGAACAACATCTTTCCAGGACGCACATGGAGGTGTTCCAGCCCCTTGGAAATACCCCAGGCTGTCCTGAAAAGACCGCGGTCCAGAACACGGGCATTTTTCAGTCTTCTGTGGATACCAGCAAGAAGCTTCTCATACAGGAGCGGTACACACAGCATTATGGTTGCACCTGAATCCTGTATGTCTTTTACTATTTCGGTCGACTTAAGACTGCGCGCGTAGGTCACACTCGCACCTTTGGCAAGTGGCGAGAGCATACCGCATGTCGCCTCAAAGGTATGATAGAGAGGAAGAACCGAAATGAGATTGTCAACAGAACCGTAACTCAAACCCTCATACGTTGACATGACATTGGAAACTATGTTCTTGTGCGAAAGCATCACCCCTTTTGCTTTCCCGGTCGTCCCGGAGGTGAAGAGGAGGACTGCAAGCCCCTCAGGCGAAGGCATGGGAGGAAGCGATTGCGCATCTTCTCCCTTAACGATAAGGTCAGCCAGGGTTAACTCTGATTCGCCATCCAGAGATATGACTCCTTTGAAAAAGCGGAGCCCTTCAGTTATCTCAAAGGCCTGCTCAAGGTGCCTGGCGGAAGCAAATAGATACTCCGACTTCACAACTGACATTATGTGCCTTAGTTCCTGAGTCTTCAGTTGAGAACAGAGGGGAACAGCAGTGCAGCCTGCTCTCAACGTGGCAAGATACGAGATCGCCCACTCGGGCCTATTCTCAGACAGAATTGCTATGCGGCCAGCAGGACTCACTCCCACTGCAACAAGGCCTCCCGCAACCTTCTCCGACCGAGACTTCAGTTCCTGAAAAGAGATCTGGAAAAACCGTCCGCCTCGTCGTATCTGCAGCGCAGGCTTGTCCTTGTACGTCTCGGCCGCAAAATCCACTAGTGCAGGTATTGTCCCGAAGCGTGGGCTCATAACCCTATCAGTCTAAAGATGTAGAACATGGTCTTGCCTGTGAAAAGCAATGAAAAAATGCCGACAAAAGGAAACACGAACAGGCCGATAATGGGCCGCCCAATTGTGAATAGACCTAGCAGTATGATAAATCCGAATCTCTCGTATTTGGCATAGCCCTCTTGCATGCGATCCGGAAGTAGCCCTTTCAATATGCCAGATCCGTCCAGAGGAGGAACCGGGATGAGATTGAACGCCGCAAGAACGAGGCCGATTATTACTCCCCAGGCAAGCATAACGATAATGGGGCCTGAAGAGAAGAAAAGGAGAGACACCCGTAAGATGAGGCCGCATATGAAAGCAAATATCAGGTTGGCAGCAGGCCCTGCGAGAGAAATCCAGATCATATCCTTCTTGGGGTTCCTTAGATTGAAAGGATTGACTGGAACTGGTTTCGCCCAGCCGAAGATGAAAGGTGAGCGAACCAGTATGAGGAAAGCCGGAAGGATTATCGTCCCGATTGGGTCAATGTGAGGCAGGGGATTCAATGTTATCCTGCCCATCATCCTGGCAGTAGAATCACCGAATTTCTCTGCAATTAGTCCATGAGCAAACTCGTGCACGGTCAAGGCCAGCAGAAAAGGAGGAATCGCCCACACCTGAGCACCAGACATTCAAGAAACCTCCACTATCTTTTTTGCAAGCTCCATTTCATCTTCGTAACTTCCAACAACTCCATCAACCCTCGCGTCAAGAACCTTCTCGAGGATGGTTGAGAAGATGGGCCCTTCGCTTATTCCAAGCCTCTTTATGTCATCGCCTGTTATCAGAATCCTTTTTGTCCTGTAGTTTTTGATATGCTCCTCGATCCTCTTCTTTGCAATCTCCTTTTTGGCAAGCGAGTACATATAGACCAGGCCCTCCGGGGAAAGACCTTCGAGAATTCTATACACCGAAGACGGTGCAATATCCTCATCGCTATCCAGCCTTGTCACCTCAGGCTTGGCCATCTTCACCTGGATTATCTTCTGAATCTGTTTCTTGGGCAGAGAAAGCGACCTCGCAAAGGCAACCGCCTGACCAAACGGAAGGGCGTCGGCAATCGCGATGGTATACACAGTCCACGTTTTAGGCTTCAGGGACTTTCTGAACTTCCCAATCGAATTCTGGATTCTCTCAACATGCTTTTTGTCTGGCCCTCTTAGCCCCCGGGCTAGATGTCCAAAGATGTTTAGCTTTCGCATCCTTTCGGCAATCAGGTCTGGCCTTTCCTCGCTAAAGGCGAGTTCAACTTCATACCTCTTCCTCTCAGGAGTCAGTCTTTCCAGCATTCTGGAAGTGAGAGCATTCTTCAGAAGCTTTTCGGTCTTCTCATCCATCCTGAAACCGAGTCTCGTCTCAAACCTCACGGCGCGTACGATCCTGGTGGGATCGTCTTCAAACGACTTGTCGTGCAGGACTCTAACGACTCCTCTCGACAGGTCTCTTGCTCCTGAGAACAAATCTATCAGCTCACCGAAGGACTTGCGATTGAGAGCGATGGCCATGCTGTTTATGGTGAAATCTCTTCTGTACATATCATCCTTCAGATTGCCTACCGACACTTTCGGAAGCACAGCAGGGCTCTCGTACTCCTCTCTTCTCGCTGAAGCGATATCAATTCTTACGCCGTCTTTTGATTTGATCGTAGCTGTCCCAAAAGTTCCGTAGGTCTTCAATTCGCCTTTGATTTCATCTTTTAGAGCTCTCGAATACTCAAGACCGTCACCCTCAACGACTATGTCAATGTCCAGACTCGGTTTTGAGAGCAGAATGTCTCTGACAGAACCTCCAACCACAAACGTATTTGTATCCCTCTTGTCTCCCACCTTGCCGCAAATCTGGAAGACCTGAAATACTCGCTCACTCAGATTCTCGCGGATCATCTTCAGAATGTCTTCTCTCTTCCAACTGGATACGACCATTCACACACCTATCTGGCGAAGCCTGAGGCTCATATCAATCGCAGCAGCAGAGTGAGTCAGTGCTCCCACCGAAATATATCTTACGCCGGTCTCAGCCACTTTTCGTACGTTCCACAGATTGATCCTGCCCGAGGCCTCGAGCTCAACTCCACCAGCCATCTGTACAGCTTTTGTCATGTCCTCTATTCTTATGTTATCGAGCATAATCCTGTCGACGCCCGTGTCCAGAGCTACACGAAGGTCTCGCAAATTG
This genomic window contains:
- a CDS encoding long-chain fatty acid--CoA ligase, which translates into the protein MSPRFGTIPALVDFAAETYKDKPALQIRRGGRFFQISFQELKSRSEKVAGGLVAVGVSPAGRIAILSENRPEWAISYLATLRAGCTAVPLCSQLKTQELRHIMSVVKSEYLFASARHLEQAFEITEGLRFFKGVISLDGESELTLADLIVKGEDAQSLPPMPSPEGLAVLLFTSGTTGKAKGVMLSHKNIVSNVMSTYEGLSYGSVDNLISVLPLYHTFEATCGMLSPLAKGASVTYARSLKSTEIVKDIQDSGATIMLCVPLLYEKLLAGIHRRLKNARVLDRGLFRTAWGISKGLEHLHVRPGKMLFKSLRKRAGLQTLRLMICGGAPLSPEVGLAFRRLGFTFLEGYGLTEASAVVTVDREGKERLGSVGPALPGIDLRIDNPDENGIGEIAVRGDSVMLGYFEDPQGTAKTIRDGWLYTGDLGRLDKHGYLYITGRSKNLIVTKAGKNVYPEEIEEELLKSDFVKEVVVVGRTDPQTKRERIHAMVYPDYEMIDAEGEVKGRAYTKEEVEALIGEEVKKCNEGLADYKKMKEFELREEEFPKTATGKIKRYLFQEKALRL
- a CDS encoding site-2 protease family protein, which encodes MSGAQVWAIPPFLLALTVHEFAHGLIAEKFGDSTARMMGRITLNPLPHIDPIGTIILPAFLILVRSPFIFGWAKPVPVNPFNLRNPKKDMIWISLAGPAANLIFAFICGLILRVSLLFFSSGPIIVMLAWGVIIGLVLAAFNLIPVPPLDGSGILKGLLPDRMQEGYAKYERFGFIILLGLFTIGRPIIGLFVFPFVGIFSLLFTGKTMFYIFRLIGL
- a CDS encoding CCA tRNA nucleotidyltransferase codes for the protein MVVSSWKREDILKMIRENLSERVFQVFQICGKVGDKRDTNTFVVGGSVRDILLSKPSLDIDIVVEGDGLEYSRALKDEIKGELKTYGTFGTATIKSKDGVRIDIASARREEYESPAVLPKVSVGNLKDDMYRRDFTINSMAIALNRKSFGELIDLFSGARDLSRGVVRVLHDKSFEDDPTRIVRAVRFETRLGFRMDEKTEKLLKNALTSRMLERLTPERKRYEVELAFSEERPDLIAERMRKLNIFGHLARGLRGPDKKHVERIQNSIGKFRKSLKPKTWTVYTIAIADALPFGQAVAFARSLSLPKKQIQKIIQVKMAKPEVTRLDSDEDIAPSSVYRILEGLSPEGLVYMYSLAKKEIAKKRIEEHIKNYRTKRILITGDDIKRLGISEGPIFSTILEKVLDARVDGVVGSYEDEMELAKKIVEVS